The Oscillospiraceae bacterium genome has a window encoding:
- a CDS encoding ABC transporter ATP-binding protein produces the protein AVVGMNGSGKTTFIKLLCRLYDPTEGEILLNGINIKKYDYDEYMSIFSVVFQDFKLFSFSLGQNVAARVDYDKTKVEACLKEAGFGDRLSSMPEGVETCLYKDFDEKGVEISGGEAQKIALARALYKDAPFIVLDEPTAALDPIAEYEIYSKFNEIVGDKTAIYISHRLSSCRFCDDIAVFHEGKLIQRGSHDELVADEDGKYYELWHAQAQYYAEEAKCQL, from the coding sequence CGCCGTTGTCGGAATGAACGGATCGGGAAAGACGACGTTTATAAAGCTTCTTTGCCGTCTTTATGACCCGACAGAAGGAGAAATACTATTAAACGGAATTAATATAAAAAAATACGATTACGACGAATATATGTCGATATTCTCAGTCGTGTTTCAGGATTTCAAGCTGTTTTCGTTTTCACTCGGTCAGAATGTCGCGGCAAGGGTGGATTACGATAAAACAAAGGTTGAGGCCTGTCTTAAAGAAGCAGGCTTCGGAGACAGACTTTCCTCAATGCCGGAGGGCGTTGAAACCTGCCTTTACAAGGACTTTGACGAGAAGGGAGTAGAGATTTCCGGCGGAGAGGCACAGAAAATCGCACTTGCGCGTGCGCTTTATAAAGACGCGCCGTTTATCGTCCTCGACGAGCCGACCGCCGCGCTCGATCCGATTGCCGAATATGAGATTTACAGCAAATTCAATGAAATTGTCGGCGATAAAACAGCGATTTATATCAGTCACCGTCTTTCTTCCTGCCGCTTCTGCGATGATATTGCCGTATTTCATGAAGGGAAGCTTATTCAGCGCGGAAGCCATGACGAGCTTGTCGCCGACGAAGACGGAAAGTATTATGAGCTGTGGCATGCTCAGGCGCAGTATTACGCGGAGGAAGCCAAATGCCAATTATAA